TGGTACCACCTCAAGAGGTGAGAAAGATGGAGATTCCCGAGCAGATTAAGAAGAGGCTAACCCTTCCCGCTGAGGAGCACTTCTATGCCGGCCACACAGCCTGTCAGGGCTGCGGCGCTTCCCTTGGCTTAAGGTACGTCCTCAAGGCCTATGGGAAGAAAACGATAGTTACCATTCCAGCCTGCTGTTCAACCATCATAGCGGGCGCGTGGCCCTACAACACCCTTGATGCCCCGCTCTTCCACACGGCCTTCGCGACAACCGGAGCGGTTATAAGCGGAATCGAGGCAGGGCTTAAGGCCCAGGGCTACAAGGTCAAGGGCGAGGACGGCGTCATGGTCGTCGGCTGGGCCGGAGACGGTGGAACCGCTGATATTGGCCTTCAGGCTCTCTCCGGCTTCCTTGAGA
The window above is part of the Thermococcus sp. genome. Proteins encoded here:
- a CDS encoding thiamine pyrophosphate-dependent enzyme, producing the protein MEIPEQIKKRLTLPAEEHFYAGHTACQGCGASLGLRYVLKAYGKKTIVTIPACCSTIIAGAWPYNTLDAPLFHTAFATTGAVISGIEAGLKAQGYKVKGEDGVMVVGWAGDGGTADIGLQALSGFLERGHDAVYIMYDNEAYMNTGIQRSSSTPYGAWTTNTPGGKRHFLE